The Gloeocapsopsis sp. IPPAS B-1203 genome contains a region encoding:
- a CDS encoding M48 family metalloprotease, which yields MAAPHSSVVAGLTALNQGDYHKAIAQLEAAIQNDNDPITLVKVQMGLVIAYKNIRDERAIALCQTLSHHPDPQIQTWALRHLQELNRPSQQLKPTQVNQSDRTSSLKQNSATPATLPTKHYAQRLKKLQRLPQINLLPLWLLQAGTAIAFFWLICKLLQVFMGVTNDLLVNLPYLEPIQLFYRDPTQFVLVTLFVLLSVSPWLLDGLLQVFYGLQPLSLDTLTSHSPEARQLLERYSQRQNWKEPHLRLLPISVPLALTYGNLPRNARIVVTQGLLEHLAANEIATIYATQLGHIAHKDFALMSLIMAATQLPYIAYYQISQWGDKISYFYLRFLAGVIANFAYVVWYLLCIPAVWLSQVRIYYSDRSSTEMTGNPNGLTRALLKITQGVATDIQKQECLSWLLESWQLLVPINHHQAITLSSCKTSTDFESVLTWDCCHPYRYWFSLNQTHPLVGDRLQRLADIAQNWSLKPEFAFLRTNVDRSTFVPFLRQGAPFFGIILGLILGCLTWLIGAIGIWLRIPQLAWMFGDWFLILGFLPIGFSIGTLIRINSFFPDSNFSNSKFEPLNFLSNPNMLPLNSQPLRLQGKLLGRRGISNWLVPVLILESDIGLIRLHQPLPKLIDTLLNHHSPLEELVGQYIVVTGWCRRGATLWLDLHTWHQTRSGRSYHPIWSTILACAAAIWGAYIILQGGTK from the coding sequence ATGGCTGCTCCTCATTCATCTGTAGTAGCTGGATTAACAGCTTTAAATCAAGGAGACTATCACAAGGCGATCGCGCAACTTGAAGCAGCGATCCAAAACGACAATGACCCCATAACGCTTGTGAAAGTTCAGATGGGTTTAGTCATTGCTTATAAAAATATTAGAGATGAGCGTGCGATCGCACTTTGCCAAACTTTAAGCCATCATCCCGATCCTCAAATTCAAACATGGGCATTGCGTCATCTTCAGGAATTAAACCGCCCTTCTCAACAACTTAAACCAACCCAAGTAAATCAATCTGATCGCACTAGTTCACTAAAGCAGAATTCTGCCACACCAGCGACACTCCCGACTAAACACTATGCCCAACGATTAAAAAAACTACAACGACTACCTCAGATAAATTTGCTACCGCTGTGGTTACTACAAGCAGGAACAGCGATCGCGTTCTTTTGGCTAATCTGCAAACTGCTACAAGTATTCATGGGAGTCACTAACGATTTATTAGTTAATTTACCCTACCTAGAACCAATCCAACTTTTTTACCGCGATCCAACACAGTTTGTTCTCGTCACACTTTTTGTATTGCTTAGCGTCTCTCCCTGGTTACTTGATGGATTGCTACAAGTATTTTATGGTTTACAACCCTTATCACTCGATACACTAACATCTCATAGCCCAGAAGCCCGCCAGTTACTAGAACGCTACTCTCAACGGCAAAATTGGAAAGAACCACATCTGAGATTATTACCAATTTCAGTACCGCTAGCACTCACCTATGGCAACTTACCTAGAAATGCCCGTATTGTAGTTACTCAAGGGCTTCTAGAACACTTGGCAGCAAATGAAATTGCCACGATTTATGCAACGCAACTAGGACATATTGCTCACAAAGATTTTGCACTCATGTCCTTAATTATGGCTGCAACGCAGTTACCTTACATTGCTTATTACCAAATATCGCAATGGGGTGATAAAATTTCTTACTTTTATTTGCGATTTCTTGCTGGTGTTATCGCTAATTTTGCCTACGTGGTTTGGTATCTTCTTTGCATTCCTGCGGTTTGGCTATCTCAGGTACGAATTTACTACAGCGATCGCTCTTCAACTGAAATGACAGGTAATCCAAATGGTTTAACTCGTGCTTTACTTAAAATTACTCAAGGTGTCGCAACAGACATTCAAAAACAAGAATGTCTAAGTTGGCTATTGGAAAGTTGGCAGTTGCTTGTTCCTATCAATCACCATCAAGCTATTACTCTTAGTTCATGCAAAACATCGACTGATTTTGAGTCTGTACTAACTTGGGACTGCTGTCATCCTTATCGATACTGGTTTAGTCTTAACCAGACACATCCGCTTGTAGGCGATCGCTTGCAACGTCTTGCTGACATTGCTCAAAATTGGTCTTTGAAGCCTGAATTTGCGTTCCTGAGAACAAACGTAGATAGGTCAACCTTTGTGCCTTTTTTACGACAAGGCGCTCCTTTTTTCGGCATTATCCTAGGTTTAATTCTTGGATGTCTGACTTGGTTAATTGGCGCAATTGGAATTTGGTTAAGAATACCGCAGTTAGCATGGATGTTTGGTGACTGGTTTTTAATTTTAGGTTTCTTACCAATAGGCTTTAGTATTGGTACGCTTATTCGCATTAATTCTTTTTTTCCTGACAGCAATTTTTCCAACTCAAAGTTTGAACCCCTCAATTTCTTATCTAACCCTAATATGCTCCCCCTAAATAGCCAACCGCTACGTCTACAAGGTAAACTCCTAGGGCGCCGCGGTATCAGCAACTGGTTAGTGCCAGTTTTGATTTTAGAATCGGATATTGGATTAATCAGACTGCATCAACCATTACCGAAACTTATTGACACATTGCTCAATCACCATTCACCGCTTGAAGAGCTAGTTGGTCAATATATTGTCGTGACTGGGTGGTGTCGTCGCGGAGCTACATTGTGGTTAGATCTTCATACATGGCATCAAACTCGTAGTGGTCGTAGTTATCATCCAATTTGGTCTACAATTTTAGCTTGCGCCGCCGCTATCTGGGGAGCATATATTATCTTACAAGGTGGTACAAAATAA
- a CDS encoding VOC family protein gives MNFSCSSAFITLATVDLEKLVLFYSNLLNIKPQHYTLNSYAEFQLPGLRLGIFKPKQMHQPEFENSSSAMSLCLEVSDLENAVAHLTSLGYPPLGETLTASHGKEIYAYDPQGNRLILHQSS, from the coding sequence ATGAATTTCTCTTGTAGCAGTGCCTTTATAACGTTAGCAACAGTTGATCTAGAAAAATTAGTGCTTTTCTACAGTAATCTACTAAATATAAAACCACAGCATTACACTCTAAATAGTTATGCTGAGTTTCAGTTACCAGGTTTGCGATTAGGTATTTTTAAACCAAAGCAAATGCACCAACCTGAATTTGAGAACTCAAGTAGCGCAATGAGTTTATGCCTAGAAGTTAGTGACCTAGAAAATGCCGTCGCGCACCTTACCTCTCTAGGCTACCCACCACTAGGCGAAACATTAACAGCTTCTCACGGAAAAGAAATATATGCCTACGATCCACAAGGCAATCGTCTAATTCTACATCAGTCTAGTTGA
- the bchI gene encoding magnesium chelatase ATPase subunit I, which produces MSSTAQAVRRVFPFTAIVGQEEMKLALLLNVIDPKIGGVMIMGDRGTGKSTTIRALADLLPEIEVVADDPFNSDPQDPELMSDAVRQQLEQQAEIPVTHKKVPMVDLPLGATEDRVCGTIDIEKALSEGVKAFEPGLLAKANRGILYVDEVNLLDDHLVDVLLDSAAGGWNTVEREGISIRHPARFVLVGSGNPEEGELRPQLLDRFGMHAEIHTVKEPALRVQIVEQRAEFDQNPQQFLEKYQAQQQELQQKLIQAQALLPSVNLDYDLRVNISEVCSELDVDGLRGDIVTNRAAKALAAFEGRTEVTVDDIRRVITLCLRHRLRKDPLEAIDSGYKVEKAFNRVFGIEDVTETAQSNGTAQMSGRR; this is translated from the coding sequence GTGAGTTCAACTGCCCAAGCTGTCCGCCGCGTTTTTCCCTTCACTGCCATTGTCGGTCAGGAAGAAATGAAACTTGCCTTATTGTTGAACGTGATTGACCCCAAAATTGGTGGTGTCATGATTATGGGCGATCGCGGTACTGGTAAATCAACAACAATTCGAGCATTAGCTGATTTGCTTCCAGAAATTGAAGTTGTTGCTGACGATCCTTTTAACAGCGATCCTCAAGATCCCGAACTGATGAGTGATGCTGTTAGGCAGCAACTCGAACAACAAGCAGAAATTCCTGTGACGCATAAAAAAGTTCCTATGGTTGATTTGCCCTTGGGCGCAACCGAAGATAGAGTTTGTGGCACTATTGATATTGAAAAAGCCTTATCTGAAGGCGTCAAAGCTTTTGAACCAGGACTTCTTGCCAAGGCAAACCGAGGCATTCTCTATGTTGACGAAGTTAACTTACTTGATGACCACTTAGTAGACGTTTTGCTCGATTCAGCAGCAGGTGGTTGGAACACTGTAGAACGTGAAGGCATTTCAATTCGTCATCCTGCACGTTTTGTTTTAGTTGGTTCAGGAAACCCCGAAGAAGGTGAATTACGTCCGCAACTCCTCGACCGCTTTGGGATGCACGCAGAAATTCATACTGTAAAAGAACCCGCACTACGCGTCCAAATTGTTGAACAACGAGCCGAATTCGATCAAAATCCACAGCAGTTTTTAGAAAAATATCAAGCCCAGCAGCAAGAATTGCAACAAAAATTAATTCAAGCTCAAGCACTACTACCTTCAGTGAATCTTGATTACGACTTGAGAGTAAACATCTCAGAAGTCTGCTCCGAACTTGATGTTGATGGCTTGCGTGGTGACATTGTTACAAACCGTGCTGCAAAAGCTCTAGCAGCCTTTGAAGGACGTACCGAAGTGACTGTCGATGATATTCGTCGCGTCATTACGTTATGCTTGCGCCATCGCTTGCGGAAAGACCCCCTAGAAGCAATTGACTCTGGATACAAAGTCGAAAAAGCTTTCAACCGCGTATTCGGTATTGAAGATGTTACCGAGACTGCACAATCAAACGGTACCGCCCAGATGAGTGGACGTCGCTAA
- a CDS encoding FAD-dependent oxidoreductase, translating to MQSTSQPSPKIIVVGAGWAGLGATYHLTKQGYDVTLLEASPYPGGLVAGWQAAGRSVEAGIHGFWYPYRNTFSLVRELSINPFTPFTRSSQYSPAGLEVVSPIFQDLPRLPAPLGTFLYTQFQRLPLIDRLSALPLLYAVIDFDNSDAAWQRYDSVTARELFKDFGVSARLYRDSFEPMLLVGLFAPGEQCSAAATLGMLYYFILAHQPNFDVVWCRGTVGEMIFQPWVKRIEQAGGKLVANQRVSDLILDDNGQATGVVCGERVFTADAVIFAVGISGMQKIISSSRSLQSRQEFRDVMNLGAIDVLATRLWFDRKIEIPRPSNACFGFNATTGWTFFDLNALHDEYRNVPGTVIEADFYHANQFLPLSDAEIVSLVQRDLARCIPAFYTANVIDSNVIRLPRAVTHFSPGSYQYMLPATTSLKNVFMSGDWIVNRHGSWSQEKAYVTGLEAANLVISRFGRGTPAAIIPVESDEPHIQLGRSLNNTLHYLTQNLLPDFWLP from the coding sequence ATGCAATCAACATCACAACCTTCCCCCAAAATTATTGTTGTCGGTGCTGGTTGGGCTGGGTTAGGAGCGACTTATCATTTAACAAAGCAAGGCTACGATGTGACGCTTTTGGAAGCAAGTCCCTATCCTGGTGGGCTAGTCGCAGGTTGGCAAGCCGCAGGGCGTTCGGTAGAAGCCGGAATTCATGGCTTTTGGTATCCCTATCGCAATACATTTTCCCTCGTCCGCGAATTAAGTATTAATCCCTTCACACCATTTACTCGTTCCTCGCAATATTCCCCAGCAGGATTAGAAGTGGTATCACCTATTTTTCAAGATTTACCGCGACTGCCTGCACCACTTGGAACATTTCTCTACACTCAGTTTCAGCGTTTACCCCTGATTGATCGCCTGAGTGCTTTACCGCTACTTTACGCTGTAATTGACTTCGATAACTCTGACGCTGCATGGCAACGCTACGATTCTGTTACCGCCAGAGAATTATTTAAAGATTTTGGTGTTTCAGCACGTTTATATCGCGATTCCTTTGAACCGATGCTTTTAGTTGGTTTATTTGCCCCTGGCGAACAATGTTCTGCTGCTGCAACTTTAGGAATGCTGTATTACTTTATCTTGGCGCATCAACCAAATTTTGATGTTGTTTGGTGTCGCGGAACTGTGGGCGAAATGATTTTTCAACCTTGGGTTAAACGCATCGAGCAAGCTGGTGGTAAATTGGTAGCAAATCAACGAGTAAGTGACTTAATTCTTGATGACAACGGTCAAGCAACAGGTGTTGTTTGTGGAGAACGAGTTTTTACCGCTGATGCAGTTATCTTTGCGGTGGGAATCAGCGGAATGCAAAAAATTATTAGCAGTAGCCGCTCCCTGCAAAGCCGTCAAGAATTCCGCGATGTGATGAACCTAGGTGCAATTGATGTTTTAGCCACTAGGCTGTGGTTTGATCGCAAAATTGAGATTCCCCGCCCATCGAATGCATGTTTTGGGTTTAATGCGACAACAGGTTGGACATTTTTTGATTTAAACGCACTGCATGATGAATATCGCAATGTTCCAGGTACAGTTATTGAAGCTGATTTTTACCACGCCAATCAATTTCTTCCCTTGAGTGACGCAGAGATTGTGTCTTTAGTACAACGTGACTTAGCAAGGTGTATTCCCGCATTTTATACCGCCAACGTCATCGACAGTAATGTCATTCGTTTACCACGGGCTGTGACGCATTTTTCCCCTGGTAGTTATCAATATATGCTGCCTGCAACGACAAGTCTCAAAAATGTGTTTATGAGCGGTGACTGGATTGTCAACCGTCACGGTTCTTGGTCGCAGGAAAAAGCTTATGTTACAGGATTGGAAGCAGCTAACTTAGTTATTTCACGCTTTGGACGCGGTACTCCAGCTGCAATTATTCCTGTTGAATCTGATGAACCACACATTCAGCTTGGGCGATCGCTCAACAATACTCTACATTACCTAACTCAGAATTTGCTCCCTGACTTTTGGTTGCCTTAG
- a CDS encoding ferredoxin yields MDESAATDLTATDVVEAETCTPQDEDALSACVQSLGLPQIQRHIFICADQTLAQCCSKEASLESWDYLKKRLKQLKLDKPTATRPSCVFRTKANCLRVCCQGPILVVYPDGMWYRQATPEVIERILQEHIIGNRVVEEYAFLTHPLPKPAAMVKETADVE; encoded by the coding sequence ATGGATGAATCAGCCGCAACGGATCTAACAGCCACAGATGTGGTAGAGGCGGAAACTTGTACGCCGCAAGATGAAGACGCATTAAGTGCTTGCGTTCAAAGTTTAGGCTTGCCACAGATCCAACGTCATATATTTATTTGTGCTGACCAGACTCTCGCGCAATGTTGCTCTAAAGAAGCGAGTCTAGAATCTTGGGACTACCTTAAAAAGCGCTTGAAACAGCTAAAACTTGATAAACCAACTGCGACACGTCCAAGTTGTGTCTTTCGCACTAAAGCAAATTGTCTACGAGTGTGCTGCCAAGGACCGATTTTAGTGGTCTATCCTGATGGTATGTGGTATCGACAAGCAACCCCAGAAGTGATTGAACGCATTCTCCAGGAGCATATTATTGGTAATCGAGTTGTTGAGGAATACGCTTTTTTGACACATCCTTTACCTAAACCCGCCGCAATGGTAAAGGAGACTGCGGATGTTGAATAG
- a CDS encoding response regulator transcription factor: MKETTAKDNKRLLLIDDDPNLILLVKDYLEFRGYEVITAENGREALQILEQEIPDMIICDVMMPEMDGYTFVNNVRQDERISWIPVLFLSAKGQSQDRVKGLNTGADVYMVKPFEPEELVAQVEASLKQAYRRTQQTNNGSEVAPKIQVPFDVHLTQTELKVVQFVARGLANRDIAEELNVSQRTVESHVSNMLGKTGLHNRTELARWAIENQMA; the protein is encoded by the coding sequence ATGAAAGAAACTACTGCCAAAGACAACAAGCGACTACTCCTGATTGACGATGATCCGAACTTGATTTTGCTCGTCAAGGATTATTTAGAATTCCGTGGTTATGAAGTTATTACCGCAGAAAATGGACGCGAAGCCCTGCAGATTTTAGAGCAGGAAATTCCCGATATGATTATTTGCGACGTGATGATGCCAGAAATGGACGGCTACACGTTTGTCAATAATGTACGCCAAGACGAAAGAATCAGCTGGATTCCAGTTTTGTTCCTTTCAGCTAAAGGTCAAAGTCAAGATCGAGTTAAAGGTCTGAACACAGGTGCTGATGTTTATATGGTCAAGCCATTTGAGCCAGAAGAACTTGTAGCACAGGTAGAAGCATCTTTAAAACAGGCGTATCGCCGTACTCAGCAAACAAATAACGGTAGTGAGGTTGCACCTAAAATTCAAGTTCCTTTTGATGTTCATCTGACTCAAACTGAACTGAAGGTTGTGCAGTTTGTTGCTAGAGGTTTAGCAAACCGTGATATTGCTGAAGAACTTAATGTTAGTCAGCGGACTGTAGAAAGTCACGTTTCAAATATGCTGGGTAAAACAGGCTTACATAACCGTACAGAATTAGCGCGGTGGGCAATTGAAAATCAGATGGCGTGA
- the cysW gene encoding sulfate ABC transporter permease subunit CysW, with amino-acid sequence MRSNALSGDVVAQNKAGSQTKEASWVKIALIGIAVAYLALVLFFPAINVFVQAFRSGVGPFFANFSDAAFINAIRLTLLIALIVVPINTIFGLCAAWAITRHKFRGRALVVSIIDLPFAVSPVVAGLMLVLLYGRSGWLGPSLEAINIRIIFALPAMIIASAFITMPFVAREVIPVLEEAGTDQEEAAKTLGAKDWQIFWRVTLPNIRWGLLYGVILTNARVMGEFGAVSVVSGNIIRKTQTLPLYVEEAYKQYESQAAFAASVLLACLALVTLVLKEILERKTSIKDVEE; translated from the coding sequence ATGAGGTCTAATGCTTTGAGTGGCGACGTAGTTGCCCAAAATAAAGCAGGTTCTCAAACAAAAGAAGCCTCATGGGTAAAAATTGCACTCATTGGAATTGCAGTTGCCTATCTTGCGTTAGTATTATTTTTTCCTGCAATCAACGTTTTCGTCCAAGCTTTTAGAAGTGGAGTAGGACCTTTCTTTGCAAATTTCTCCGATGCAGCATTTATCAATGCTATTCGATTAACATTACTAATTGCTTTAATTGTTGTACCAATCAACACTATTTTTGGCTTGTGTGCAGCTTGGGCAATTACGCGACACAAGTTTCGCGGTCGTGCTTTAGTCGTTAGCATTATAGACTTACCCTTTGCTGTGTCTCCTGTAGTTGCAGGGTTGATGTTGGTATTGCTTTACGGAAGAAGCGGTTGGTTGGGACCGAGTCTAGAAGCAATTAATATCAGAATTATATTTGCACTACCAGCAATGATTATTGCCAGTGCTTTTATTACTATGCCTTTCGTCGCTAGAGAGGTGATTCCTGTATTAGAAGAAGCTGGTACAGATCAAGAAGAAGCTGCTAAAACCTTAGGGGCAAAAGATTGGCAAATATTTTGGCGTGTTACCCTTCCTAACATTCGCTGGGGTTTACTTTACGGTGTGATTTTGACTAACGCTAGAGTCATGGGTGAATTTGGTGCTGTCTCTGTTGTATCTGGCAACATTATTCGTAAAACACAAACGTTACCACTATATGTTGAAGAAGCTTATAAGCAATACGAGTCACAAGCAGCATTTGCTGCATCGGTATTACTCGCTTGTTTAGCGCTAGTTACCTTAGTACTTAAAGAAATTTTAGAACGCAAAACTAGCATTAAGGATGTAGAGGAATAG
- the cysT gene encoding sulfate ABC transporter permease subunit CysT, whose amino-acid sequence MAASSTQPVPVRKNPKFHLTWPWRITITYMTFMLFLPVAALFLRAATVSPAEFWQIATSPIALSAYDVTFVTAIVAAAVNAVFGTLIAWVLVRYDFPLKRFIDAAIDLPFALPTAVAGLTLVSVYSETGWIGSLLAPLGIRIAFTRLGVGVAMLFISLPFVVRSLQPVLQELDIDVEEAAWSLGASRIQTFWRVVLPPLLPALLTGVALGFSRAVGEYGSIVIIASNIAFKDLIASVLIFQRLEQYDYAGATVIGTVLLLISLLILVGINLLQAWRRRYEV is encoded by the coding sequence ATGGCGGCATCCTCTACTCAACCTGTTCCTGTACGTAAAAATCCCAAGTTCCACCTGACATGGCCTTGGCGAATTACAATCACTTACATGACGTTCATGCTGTTTTTACCAGTTGCTGCGTTATTTTTGAGGGCTGCAACGGTATCACCAGCTGAGTTTTGGCAAATTGCCACAAGTCCTATAGCGCTCTCCGCTTATGATGTCACCTTTGTTACTGCAATAGTTGCAGCCGCTGTGAATGCAGTATTTGGAACTTTAATCGCTTGGGTTTTAGTACGATACGATTTTCCCTTGAAGCGATTTATTGATGCAGCAATCGATTTACCATTTGCTTTACCAACAGCTGTTGCTGGATTAACCTTAGTATCTGTTTATAGCGAAACAGGTTGGATTGGTTCATTACTCGCTCCTTTGGGCATCAGAATCGCATTTACACGGTTGGGCGTCGGGGTAGCAATGCTGTTTATCTCCTTACCATTTGTCGTGCGATCGCTGCAACCAGTTTTACAAGAATTAGACATTGATGTTGAAGAAGCTGCTTGGAGTTTAGGTGCTTCTCGCATCCAAACCTTTTGGCGTGTAGTCTTACCACCATTATTGCCAGCGTTGCTTACAGGAGTCGCATTAGGCTTTTCGCGTGCAGTAGGGGAGTACGGTTCGATTGTGATTATTGCTTCCAATATCGCATTTAAGGATTTAATTGCATCTGTACTGATTTTCCAACGCTTAGAGCAATACGACTATGCAGGCGCAACTGTCATCGGTACCGTTTTATTATTAATTTCGCTACTTATTCTCGTGGGGATCAATTTATTACAAGCTTGGAGGAGACGATATGAGGTCTAA
- a CDS encoding sulfate ABC transporter substrate-binding protein — protein MASCAPSSAQNRDVEITLVSYAVTKAAYKEIIPQFTAMWKQQHNQDVLFNESYGGSGAQTRAVVDGLNADVVALALALDMKKVEKAGLIQPGWEKEAPNNAIVHKSVAAIVTREGNPQGIQTWSDLTKNNVRVVTANPKTSGGARWNFLALWGAMKETGGSNEQALNFTREVYQNAPVLPRDAREASDVFFNQEEGDALINYENEVILAAQRGEKLPYIVPKVNISIDNPIAVVDRNVDRHGNREVAEAFVQFLFTPTAQREFAKVGFRPVDPTVEQEFAHKYPKIETLFTVQDLGGWNTVQQQFFEDGAEFDKIQASLAAAR, from the coding sequence ATGGCGTCCTGTGCGCCTTCTAGTGCCCAAAACCGCGATGTAGAGATTACACTTGTGTCCTACGCTGTTACAAAAGCTGCATACAAAGAAATTATTCCGCAGTTTACGGCAATGTGGAAACAGCAGCATAACCAAGACGTACTATTTAACGAAAGTTACGGTGGTTCTGGTGCGCAAACTCGTGCGGTGGTAGATGGTTTAAATGCTGATGTTGTAGCACTAGCATTAGCGCTTGATATGAAAAAAGTTGAAAAAGCAGGCTTGATCCAACCAGGATGGGAAAAAGAAGCGCCAAACAACGCAATTGTACATAAGTCTGTCGCCGCTATTGTCACTCGTGAAGGCAATCCTCAAGGTATTCAAACTTGGTCAGATTTAACCAAAAATAACGTAAGAGTGGTTACAGCTAATCCGAAAACTTCTGGAGGGGCGCGGTGGAACTTTTTAGCATTGTGGGGCGCAATGAAAGAAACCGGAGGAAGCAACGAGCAAGCTTTAAATTTTACTAGAGAAGTTTATCAAAATGCCCCTGTGCTACCACGAGATGCACGTGAAGCTAGCGATGTCTTCTTCAACCAAGAAGAAGGCGATGCTTTGATTAACTACGAAAATGAAGTTATCTTGGCAGCACAACGAGGAGAAAAGCTACCATATATAGTTCCTAAAGTCAATATATCGATCGATAATCCGATCGCAGTAGTAGACAGAAATGTTGATAGACACGGTAATCGCGAAGTAGCAGAAGCTTTTGTTCAATTTCTATTTACTCCTACCGCGCAACGCGAGTTTGCCAAAGTAGGATTTAGGCCTGTTGACCCTACGGTAGAACAAGAATTTGCACATAAGTATCCCAAGATAGAAACATTATTTACAGTGCAAGATCTAGGAGGTTGGAACACCGTACAACAGCAATTTTTTGAAGATGGCGCTGAGTTTGACAAGATTCAAGCTAGTTTGGCTGCAGCAAGATAG
- the asnS gene encoding asparagine--tRNA ligase: MHKRIIDILRHGQPDETVSIQGWVRTKRDLKGFAFIEVNDGSSLASLQVVLNAEMPEYESLLKQTNTGSSVEVTGKLVASQGKGQRIELQAQSVKVYGEADPETYPLQKKRHSFEFLRTIGHLRSRTNSLGAVFRVRNACATAVHQFFQERGFLWVHTPIITRNDCEGAGELFTVTGFDLKDVPRTETQDVDYSQDFFGGKAYLTVSGQLEAEVMAMAFSNVYTFGPTFRAENSNTSRHLAEFWMIEPEMAFCDLQGNMDLAEAFLKHIFKYVLETCPEDMEFFNQRIDNSVIATAENIINNQFERITYTEAIALLEKSNAQFEYPVKWGLDLQSEHERYLAEQLFKKPVIVSDYPVEIKAFYMRLNDDQKTVAAMDILAPKIGEIVGGSQREERLDVLERRIQAQGMNPADLWWYLDLRRYGTVPHAGFGLGFERLVQFMTGMGNIRDVIPFPRSPLSAEF, encoded by the coding sequence ATGCACAAACGGATTATAGATATTTTGCGGCACGGTCAACCGGATGAGACTGTATCAATTCAAGGTTGGGTACGGACAAAACGCGATCTCAAGGGATTTGCTTTCATTGAAGTTAACGATGGTTCTTCTTTAGCTAGCCTGCAAGTCGTACTCAATGCTGAAATGCCAGAATACGAGTCTCTGTTAAAGCAAACAAATACTGGATCATCTGTTGAAGTTACCGGAAAACTTGTTGCTTCGCAAGGTAAGGGACAACGCATAGAACTACAAGCCCAAAGCGTGAAAGTTTACGGGGAAGCTGATCCCGAAACATATCCCCTGCAAAAGAAACGTCATTCGTTTGAATTTTTACGCACCATTGGACATTTGCGATCGCGTACTAATTCTTTAGGTGCAGTTTTTCGCGTACGTAATGCTTGTGCAACCGCTGTGCATCAATTCTTTCAAGAACGCGGCTTTTTGTGGGTACATACGCCAATTATCACGCGTAACGATTGTGAAGGTGCAGGAGAATTATTTACTGTCACAGGCTTTGATCTCAAAGATGTTCCGCGCACAGAAACTCAAGATGTTGATTATAGCCAAGATTTTTTCGGTGGCAAGGCATATCTTACCGTGAGTGGGCAACTCGAAGCCGAAGTCATGGCAATGGCATTTAGTAATGTTTACACATTTGGTCCCACTTTCCGCGCCGAAAACTCTAATACATCGCGCCATTTAGCCGAATTTTGGATGATTGAGCCTGAAATGGCATTTTGCGATCTTCAGGGAAACATGGATTTAGCTGAGGCGTTTCTCAAGCATATCTTCAAATATGTGTTAGAGACTTGCCCCGAAGATATGGAGTTCTTTAACCAACGAATTGATAACTCAGTCATTGCAACGGCTGAGAATATTATTAATAACCAGTTTGAGCGAATTACTTATACAGAAGCGATCGCACTTTTAGAAAAATCCAATGCACAGTTCGAGTATCCTGTCAAGTGGGGCTTAGATTTACAATCAGAACACGAGCGTTATTTAGCAGAACAGTTATTTAAAAAACCTGTGATTGTTTCTGACTATCCCGTGGAGATTAAAGCATTTTATATGCGGCTCAACGACGATCAAAAAACCGTTGCAGCAATGGATATTCTTGCACCTAAGATTGGGGAGATTGTCGGCGGTTCGCAACGGGAAGAAAGATTAGACGTACTAGAGCGTAGAATTCAAGCTCAAGGTATGAATCCTGCTGATTTGTGGTGGTATTTAGATTTACGCCGTTATGGTACAGTGCCTCACGCAGGTTTTGGCTTAGGGTTTGAACGCTTGGTGCAATTTATGACAGGTATGGGTAATATCCGCGATGTGATTCCTTTCCCGCGATCGCCATTAAGTGCAGAGTTTTAA
- a CDS encoding DUF2203 domain-containing protein, which produces MAQSPPDPLSSEIERSLAEIERSLVALKQRYSQVQNDLHRQATLQQRQKELGRTKEFPDELNRIKAELEEIEVNLESQLFSWGSLREPFWQAVRFGGLGILIGWMLRSCVG; this is translated from the coding sequence ATGGCGCAGTCGCCCCCAGATCCATTATCAAGTGAAATAGAGCGATCGCTTGCAGAAATAGAGCGATCGCTCGTTGCATTAAAACAACGCTACAGCCAAGTGCAAAACGACTTACACCGTCAAGCAACACTTCAGCAGCGCCAAAAAGAACTTGGTAGAACAAAAGAATTTCCAGATGAACTAAACCGCATCAAAGCCGAACTTGAAGAAATCGAAGTGAATTTAGAAAGTCAATTGTTTTCTTGGGGAAGCCTAAGAGAACCATTTTGGCAAGCTGTACGCTTTGGTGGTTTAGGAATACTCATCGGGTGGATGTTACGATCCTGTGTAGGGTAG